DNA sequence from the Candidatus Binataceae bacterium genome:
CAGATGGCCTGACATCGGAACCTTGCGCGCCATCTCGCGCATCCCCCTAAGGTCGCTCTCGGCCATCATGATCGCAAAGAAGGCGCTCAGCGGATCGGCCCATCCGGGGTTTGCTTCCTCGACCACGCATCCCAGATCGCGCTCGAAAACGCTGACGGCGCGCGCCACGATGCGCCGCACCTCGGGATCGACCGCCGCGTAGCCCCAATCGGCGCTGTAGGCGACGCGCGTGCCGCGCAGCTCTCCGCGCATGCACTCGATCCAGTCGAAATCCGCGCGCGGCAGACTGTGGCGATCGCGCATGTCGGGTCCGGCCGCGACCGACATCATCAGCGCCGCGTCGGCGACGGTGCGCGTGATCGGCCCGATATGCTCGAGCGATTCCCATCCCGAAACACCCGGAAAACGCTCGTCGCGCGCGCCCGGATAGAGCGGAATCCGGCCCATCGACGCTTTCAGCCCGTAGAGTCCGCAGAACGACGCCGGGATCCGCACCGAGCCGCCGCCGTCGCTGCCGGTCGCTAGCGGACCGACACCAGCCGCCACCGCGGCCGCCGCGCCTGCGCTAGATCCGCCCGGAGTGAGCGCGAGGTTCCACGGATTGCGCGTCGTTTCGAACGCAGGATTGTGGCCGGTTGGGCTGTAGCCGAATTCCGGAACATTGGTCTTGCCGATCATGATCGCGCCGGCCGCGCGCAGGCGCTCGACCACGATGTCGTCCTCGTCGGGCACGAAGTCCTTGTACGCGAGCGAGCCCGAGGCCGTGCGCACCCCTTTGGTGAGGATGAGGTCCTTGTGGCTCAGTGGAACGCCGGCTAGCGGACCGCTCGGCCGCCCGGCCATGATTTCGGCTTCGATGCGCCTTGCTTCGGTCCGCGCAAGCTCGGGCGTCGGCGTGCAGAAGGCGTGCAGATGCGGCTCCAGGCGTTCCATCCGGGCGAGCACTGCGTCGATGACTTCCAGCGGCGAGACCCGCTTGGCCCGGATGTGCGCGGCCAGGGTAACGGCGTCCATGCGGCAGATTTCATTGTGCGAGGTCATAGCGCGGAAATCGTAAGCGCGGCGCGCGCGAATGGTCAAACCGCGCGCGGATTGAATTTGGCGCGCTGGGGGTGATTTAAGATTCTAGGGGATGCGCCGGGCGCCGATACCTGGCGGGCATGACGGAGGTTCTATGATGACGGGGATTATCTTCACTCTTTGCATCTTGGTTGCCGTGGGAGTTTTTTTCTACCAGCTCTGGCGCCGCTTTCAGCTATTGCAGAGCGCTGTCGCCGTGTCCCGCTTCG
Encoded proteins:
- a CDS encoding amidase family protein, producing MDAVTLAAHIRAKRVSPLEVIDAVLARMERLEPHLHAFCTPTPELARTEARRIEAEIMAGRPSGPLAGVPLSHKDLILTKGVRTASGSLAYKDFVPDEDDIVVERLRAAGAIMIGKTNVPEFGYSPTGHNPAFETTRNPWNLALTPGGSSAGAAAAVAAGVGPLATGSDGGGSVRIPASFCGLYGLKASMGRIPLYPGARDERFPGVSGWESLEHIGPITRTVADAALMMSVAAGPDMRDRHSLPRADFDWIECMRGELRGTRVAYSADWGYAAVDPEVRRIVARAVSVFERDLGCVVEEANPGWADPLSAFFAIMMAESDLRGMREMARKVPMSGHLVDALMRPWTAEDFTDANMTRKSVARTMARFMARYDLLLTPTLAVPPFAIHMQGPEKIEGRYVRPAEFLAFTFPINLTGQPAASVPAGWTADGLPVGLQIVGRHLDDPMVLRASAAFEAASPWHDKRPPLLDELAL